Proteins encoded by one window of Arachis ipaensis cultivar K30076 chromosome B04, Araip1.1, whole genome shotgun sequence:
- the LOC107635682 gene encoding uncharacterized protein LOC107635682 isoform X1 — protein sequence MDHKATKLNKFLYLNFKIVYKFPININSFGLINRYLGQLKSYVRNKAQPEGSIAEGYLMQEILTFCSRYLDNIETIWNRHKRVGNEPTQIYPNSRISKLFPQVGESNTGFTYFTLSPIENRQAHRHVLTNCRAIDNYLRDYRDIVKKRLRSRTRDTTEIDKKVYREFVDWFSNHICTNINKLPDVDKDILISLSQGPYEQARKFSSYDVNGYRFRTLARDNGLKTQNSGVFGTFGTRSYSSSKDTRMNFGAVPYYGKLVDIIELFYNDFTVLLFKCQWANTTSPRGIKKDNLNFFICELYKAHTYW from the exons ATGGATCACAAAGCCACGAAACTCAATAAATTTCTTTACCTTAATTTTAAAATAGTGTATAAGTTTCCTATTAATATTAATAGTTTTGGCTTAATTAATAGGTACTTGGGACAACTAAAATCTTATGTGCGTAATAAAGCACAACCAGAGGGCTCTATTGCTGAAGGTTATCTTATGCAAGAGATCCTTACATTTTGTTCAAGATACCTGGACAATATTGAGACAATATGGAATCGACATAAGCGTGTTGGTAATGAGCCTACCCAGATATATCCCAATTCACGAATATCTAAGTTGTTTCCTCAAGTTGGAGAGTCAAATACTGGTTTCACATATTTTACTTTATCACCAATTGAGAATAGGCAGGCTCATAGGCATGTTTTGACAAATTGTCGTGCAATTGATAACTATCTTAGGGATTATAGAGATATTGTGAAGAAAAGATTAAGAAGCCGAACAAGGGATACTACTGAGATAGACAAAAAGGTTTATAGAGAATTTGTTGATTGGTTCTCTAATCAT ATTTGTACTAATATCAACAAACTTCCTGATgtggataaagacattcttatcaGTCTTTCTCAAGGACCATATGAACAAGCAAGAAAGTTCTCTTCATATGATGTTAACGGATATAGATTTCGAACTTTGGCAAGGGATAATGGATTAAAAACTCAGAATAGCGGAGTCTTTGGTACATTTGGAACAAGAAGTTACTCAAGTAGTAAAGATACCCGAATGAACTTTGGTGCGGTACCTTATTATGGAAAGTTGGTAGACATCATTGAGCTTTTCTACAATGACTTTACAGTTCTCTTGTTTAAATGTCAATGGGCAAACACAACTAGTCCTAGAGGAATCAAAAAGgacaatttgaatttttttatctgTGAACTTTACAAGGCTCATACATACTGGTGA
- the LOC107635682 gene encoding uncharacterized protein LOC107635682 isoform X2, which produces MQEILTFCSRYLDNIETIWNRHKRVGNEPTQIYPNSRISKLFPQVGESNTGFTYFTLSPIENRQAHRHVLTNCRAIDNYLRDYRDIVKKRLRSRTRDTTEIDKKVYREFVDWFSNHICTNINKLPDVDKDILISLSQGPYEQARKFSSYDVNGYRFRTLARDNGLKTQNSGVFGTFGTRSYSSSKDTRMNFGAVPYYGKLVDIIELFYNDFTVLLFKCQWANTTSPRGIKKDNLNFFICELYKAHTYW; this is translated from the exons ATGCAAGAGATCCTTACATTTTGTTCAAGATACCTGGACAATATTGAGACAATATGGAATCGACATAAGCGTGTTGGTAATGAGCCTACCCAGATATATCCCAATTCACGAATATCTAAGTTGTTTCCTCAAGTTGGAGAGTCAAATACTGGTTTCACATATTTTACTTTATCACCAATTGAGAATAGGCAGGCTCATAGGCATGTTTTGACAAATTGTCGTGCAATTGATAACTATCTTAGGGATTATAGAGATATTGTGAAGAAAAGATTAAGAAGCCGAACAAGGGATACTACTGAGATAGACAAAAAGGTTTATAGAGAATTTGTTGATTGGTTCTCTAATCAT ATTTGTACTAATATCAACAAACTTCCTGATgtggataaagacattcttatcaGTCTTTCTCAAGGACCATATGAACAAGCAAGAAAGTTCTCTTCATATGATGTTAACGGATATAGATTTCGAACTTTGGCAAGGGATAATGGATTAAAAACTCAGAATAGCGGAGTCTTTGGTACATTTGGAACAAGAAGTTACTCAAGTAGTAAAGATACCCGAATGAACTTTGGTGCGGTACCTTATTATGGAAAGTTGGTAGACATCATTGAGCTTTTCTACAATGACTTTACAGTTCTCTTGTTTAAATGTCAATGGGCAAACACAACTAGTCCTAGAGGAATCAAAAAGgacaatttgaatttttttatctgTGAACTTTACAAGGCTCATACATACTGGTGA
- the LOC107635680 gene encoding uncharacterized protein LOC107635680, with product MDCRVCVAAPLDLWVNGRGGGGGGGGFSHESEHDLAMMVSDFLENGSSGPDSWCSSDSDSGLSDFAHLSDKIQKCKLSVTQHESDLFSAVHSLIRSMNESNLQGMNSGPCYASCIRFYLVKLMKLSGYDAGVCASKWQASGKVPGGDHEYIDVVVKNNSGSSERLIIDIDFRSHFEIARAVDSYDRLLKSLPVVYVGSFARLKQLLGIMEEATRSSLKQNSMPLPPWRSLAYLQAKWLSPYERYTHSEGNNNDSNNINDGTCFNHNQCCGYLRRLQSCLQSGLEGERMLKARNSESNRRMKHERWRHSLLRPV from the exons ATGGATTGCAGGGTGTGTGTCGCCGCCCCTCTCGATTTGTGGGTCAACGGtcgcggtggtggtggtggtggtggaggtttcAGCCATGAGAGCGAACACGATTTGGCTATGATGGTTAGTGATTTCTTAGAGAATGGTAGCAGTGGACCTGACTCTTGGTGCAGCAGTGATAGTGATTCTGGTctctctgattttgctcatctcTCAGACAAGATTCAG AAGTGTAAACTTTCGGTGACGCAGCATGAGAGTGACCTGTTTTCGGCTGTTCATAGTCTCATACGATCAATGAATGAGAGCAACCTTCAAGGTATGAATTCCGGTCCATGCTATGCTAGCTGTATCAGGTTTTATCTTGTGAAGCTCATGAAGCTTAGCGGATATGATGCTGGTGTTTGTGCATCCAAATGGCAGGCTAGTGGCAAGGTCCCAGGAG GTGATCATGAATATATTGATGTGGTGGTCAAGAATAACTCTGGAAGCTCAGAGCGATTGATTATTGACATTGATTTCCGAAGCCACTTTGAAATAGCTAGAGCTGTCGATTCCTACGATAGGTTACTGAAATCGCTTCCTGTTGTTTATGTGGGTTCCTTTGCCAGGCTAAAGCAACTTCTCGGAATAATGGAAGAAGCTACTAGATCCTCTTTGAAGCAGAATTCTATGCCTCTTCCGCCATGGAGATCTTTAGCATATTTGCAAGCGAAATGGCTGTCGCCTTATGAAAGATACACACATTCGGAAGGAAACAACAATGACAGTAATAACATCAATGATGGAACTTGCTTCAACCACAACCAATGCTGCGGATATCTGAGGAGACTACAGTCTTGTCTTCAGTCAGGATTGGAAGGCGAGCGGATGCTGAAGGCTCGAAACAGCGAAAGTAACCGGAGAATGAAACACGAGAGGTGGAGGCACTCCCTGCTAAGGCCTGTTTGA